The following are encoded in a window of Solibacillus sp. FSL R7-0668 genomic DNA:
- a CDS encoding dihydrofolate reductase: MISLIVAHDKNYVIGYENGMPWHLPGDLQYFKEMTMGKPIIMGRKTFESIGRPLPGRRNIVITRNENYAAEGIETVASLNVALQLVQDVPEIMIIGGAQIFEQAMSIAEKLYITLIDHEFKGDTYFPRYDAWRLTSSQEAIDSGNGYSFRYCIFEK; encoded by the coding sequence ATGATTTCATTAATCGTCGCACATGATAAAAACTATGTCATCGGCTATGAAAATGGGATGCCGTGGCATTTACCTGGTGATTTACAGTATTTTAAAGAGATGACAATGGGCAAGCCAATCATTATGGGGCGTAAAACATTTGAGTCAATCGGTCGTCCATTACCAGGGCGTCGCAATATCGTCATTACACGAAATGAAAATTATGCTGCTGAAGGGATTGAAACAGTAGCCAGCTTAAATGTCGCGCTGCAGTTAGTGCAAGATGTACCTGAAATTATGATCATTGGCGGCGCACAAATTTTTGAGCAGGCAATGTCCATAGCCGAAAAATTGTACATTACGTTAATCGATCATGAATTCAAAGGGGATACTTATTTTCCACGCTACGATGCTTGGCGCTTAACATCTAGCCAAGAAGCGATCGATTCTGGAAACGGCTATTCATTCCGTTATTGCATATTTGAAAAATAA
- a CDS encoding thymidylate synthase, which yields MINESEQKYLDFLQHILDNGVKKEDRTGTGTISVFGYQMRFDLSKGFPLFTTKRTPFRLIASELLWFIKGDTNIRYLLQHNNNIWNEWAFKKWIESDDYQGPDMTDFGRRCLVDEEFNELYQKELKLFCERILSDDDFAIKYGELGNVYGKQWRNWTTSTGEWIDQLVDVIQQIKTNPDSRRLIVNAWNPEDVVNAGAKGSKAALPPCHVLFQFYVANGKLSCHLLQRSSDSFLGANFNIPSYSLLTHLVARECNLEVGEFVYSISDAHIYLNHIEQVKEQLSRQPRNLPTLKINPEKTSIFDIEMEDLTIEGYDPHPSIKAPIAV from the coding sequence ATGATAAATGAGTCAGAGCAAAAGTATTTAGATTTTTTACAGCATATTTTAGATAATGGTGTGAAGAAGGAAGATCGTACAGGAACTGGTACAATTAGTGTCTTTGGTTATCAAATGCGTTTTGATTTGTCAAAAGGGTTTCCTTTATTTACGACAAAGCGTACACCGTTTCGTTTAATTGCCAGTGAATTATTATGGTTTATTAAAGGAGATACAAATATTCGTTATTTACTTCAACATAATAATAATATATGGAACGAATGGGCATTTAAAAAGTGGATAGAATCGGATGATTACCAAGGTCCAGATATGACAGATTTCGGTCGTCGTTGCTTAGTAGATGAAGAATTTAATGAATTATATCAAAAAGAATTAAAACTCTTTTGTGAGCGTATACTATCAGATGATGATTTTGCAATAAAATATGGGGAATTAGGCAATGTATATGGTAAGCAGTGGCGTAATTGGACAACGTCAACAGGCGAATGGATTGATCAATTAGTCGATGTAATACAGCAAATTAAAACTAATCCAGATTCTCGACGTTTAATAGTTAATGCATGGAATCCAGAAGATGTTGTAAATGCTGGAGCAAAAGGAAGTAAAGCGGCTTTACCGCCTTGTCATGTATTATTCCAATTCTATGTAGCGAATGGTAAGTTAAGTTGTCATCTCTTGCAACGCAGTTCTGATTCATTTCTTGGGGCAAATTTTAATATACCTTCATATTCACTCTTAACACATTTAGTCGCGAGAGAATGTAATTTAGAGGTTGGAGAGTTTGTTTACAGTATTAGTGATGCACATATTTATTTGAATCATATTGAACAAGTTAAAGAACAATTATCGCGTCAGCCACGAAACCTCCCAACATTAAAAATTAATCCAGAAAAGACATCAATTTTTGATATCGAGATGGAAGATTTAACAATTGAAGGATATGACCCACATCCATCAATTAAAGCACCAATAGCTGTATAG
- a CDS encoding YecA family protein, giving the protein MKLGRNDRCSCGSGKKFKNCCEEKSNSLELGNLVTDFLYNYYIIYDSNKSREVSSFLHDFNPVMGDLVDALWYCLQLPRHGFDLIMAPDKLFSVGDGIQQHNIFIITNEKTQGNLNLLSTFPPTVYLTEETCRKEALELNDLVPAKLGIETLEKLDSDNLKKMWHDLREDVEDFCKKFKIKRDTLKGMSVQLINKEQRSVLPNIYLHNQYGEDDLNSLLEKFKQNSYSAIERALHAKEALFIANAYSQLGDTLNKFEKDFETIKQNNYKTQPTALILTLPGRPKINLTNKPEYKTFYNSTKEKEIIDFLAVQRAISLGGVWLEGELIPSQLFLEIAKLEKHFHEKNINMNYVKRTQRKIGKELVKCFPNYELGQFIMASSKLIAFTDFPIGLAILPGYDDPICNLIPITYRPLTPLDSILGSNLPQIKEHYIGRGKGFKVLIVECLDKKDTIRLISDIAWLVVKQQLNNNKWINVYYEEAESIDVLESIINKYRDIDFLIVSAHGKYNEHGEAGLEVGEEYWIPKDNLKVPPIIILSACHVAVKGTGKATISDRFLQVGALAVLGTLIPVNVKENAMLTQRFFYYISEVIDGHHLCYDLSEAWMRIINANVFSEILTSTNKLEKWFITKNKDGKTPYEQYFEKVTESGINRNEIHNKTIEYLLEIAEKDGMKKYLQSVLSSKGYIPESLFYIFSGYPEKVILKSRY; this is encoded by the coding sequence ATGAAATTAGGCAGAAATGATAGATGTTCTTGTGGTAGTGGTAAAAAATTCAAAAACTGCTGTGAAGAAAAAAGTAATTCTTTAGAGTTAGGGAATTTAGTAACGGATTTTTTATATAATTACTATATTATTTATGATTCGAATAAAAGTAGAGAAGTCTCAAGTTTCTTACATGATTTTAACCCAGTAATGGGAGATTTAGTTGATGCTTTGTGGTACTGCTTGCAATTACCTAGACACGGTTTTGATTTAATAATGGCTCCTGATAAACTGTTTTCAGTAGGAGACGGTATACAGCAACATAATATATTCATTATTACAAATGAAAAGACGCAGGGAAATTTAAATCTCTTATCCACTTTTCCACCTACAGTATATTTAACGGAAGAAACTTGCAGAAAAGAAGCTTTAGAGTTGAATGATTTAGTGCCAGCTAAATTAGGTATAGAAACATTAGAAAAATTGGATTCGGATAATTTAAAAAAAATGTGGCATGATTTAAGGGAAGATGTAGAAGATTTCTGTAAGAAATTTAAGATAAAAAGAGATACTCTAAAAGGAATGTCTGTTCAACTTATCAATAAAGAACAGAGAAGCGTTTTACCCAATATATATTTACACAATCAATATGGTGAGGATGATTTAAACTCGCTATTAGAGAAATTTAAACAAAATAGTTACTCTGCTATTGAAAGAGCGTTGCATGCTAAAGAAGCATTATTTATCGCAAATGCATATAGCCAACTAGGTGATACTTTAAATAAATTTGAAAAAGATTTTGAAACCATTAAACAGAATAATTATAAGACGCAACCTACTGCATTAATATTGACCTTGCCAGGCAGACCTAAAATAAATTTAACTAATAAACCAGAATATAAAACTTTCTATAATTCAACAAAGGAGAAGGAAATAATAGACTTTTTAGCTGTACAACGAGCAATTTCTTTAGGTGGTGTTTGGTTAGAAGGCGAGTTAATTCCATCACAATTGTTTCTTGAAATAGCAAAGTTAGAGAAACATTTTCATGAAAAAAATATTAATATGAATTATGTTAAGAGAACTCAACGGAAAATTGGTAAAGAGTTAGTGAAATGTTTTCCGAATTATGAGTTAGGGCAGTTTATTATGGCGTCTTCAAAGTTAATAGCTTTTACAGATTTCCCAATAGGTCTGGCGATATTACCTGGATATGACGACCCTATATGTAATTTAATACCTATTACATATCGACCGTTAACACCATTGGATTCAATTCTTGGATCTAATTTGCCACAGATAAAAGAACATTACATAGGTAGAGGTAAGGGATTTAAAGTTCTAATCGTGGAGTGTTTAGATAAAAAAGATACTATTAGGTTAATTTCTGACATTGCATGGTTGGTAGTAAAGCAACAACTTAATAATAACAAGTGGATTAATGTCTATTATGAAGAAGCTGAGTCTATTGATGTCTTGGAATCAATTATAAATAAATATAGAGATATTGATTTTCTTATTGTTTCAGCACATGGTAAGTATAATGAACATGGGGAAGCTGGATTAGAGGTCGGAGAGGAATACTGGATTCCTAAAGATAATTTAAAGGTGCCACCTATTATAATACTTAGCGCATGTCATGTAGCAGTTAAAGGGACTGGCAAAGCTACAATTAGTGACCGTTTCTTACAAGTAGGGGCGTTAGCCGTATTAGGGACTTTGATACCAGTAAATGTTAAAGAAAATGCGATGTTGACTCAAAGGTTTTTTTACTACATTTCTGAAGTAATTGATGGGCATCATCTTTGTTATGATTTATCAGAAGCGTGGATGCGCATAATTAATGCCAATGTTTTTTCCGAAATATTGACTTCGACAAATAAATTAGAAAAGTGGTTTATAACCAAAAATAAGGATGGAAAAACACCATACGAACAATATTTCGAAAAGGTTACTGAATCAGGAATTAACAGAAATGAGATACATAATAAAACAATTGAGTATTTATTAGAAATTGCAGAGAAGGATGGGATGAAAAAATATCTTCAAAGTGTTTTAAGTAGTAAAGGGTATATTCCTGAATCTTTATTTTATATTTTTAGTGGATATCCAGAAAAAGTGATTTTGAAATCAAGGTATTAA
- a CDS encoding peptide ABC transporter permease, which translates to MKNLQFFITRIFLKRWIMVLGMIILLFIVNYLSFTAARALVSTFQGYEELETMNQEGTFIFNLDPNSDADFNKIELEDTQKVYEYLNNNYTYALQVGGFITPLHNRYNMDVSFNYFNEESYKINQFRLSKGKHLNFDYEFNKEEIPVLVGAGLSTTYPIGSNIEVTDPVTQQLVNLKVQGILEKNISRSNYYFPNLNNYFNFSVFLPVNEEFIQSTGLDFQVNGLMDIALLDSTKENATNLSAFIQKNLGLKFNFFSQQENFNDFEDYYANLIKVICIIICILLVAIVCLAIWNTLISIRFMIKDRTINLLDGLSYSKLRGILYSYFGILFSVNLVILFGIIAFKRYSFWLNKDAILATYGIFGLISVDWIAFLIVLLINLIIGFVIVEITIKKIRKSPIPSGDQSE; encoded by the coding sequence ATGAAAAATTTACAATTTTTTATAACTAGAATTTTTTTAAAAAGATGGATAATGGTTTTGGGAATGATAATATTACTTTTTATTGTCAACTACCTTTCTTTTACGGCTGCTCGTGCATTGGTATCAACTTTTCAAGGTTATGAAGAATTAGAAACTATGAATCAAGAAGGAACATTTATCTTCAATCTAGATCCAAATAGTGACGCAGATTTTAATAAAATTGAACTAGAGGATACACAAAAAGTATATGAATATTTAAATAACAATTATACTTATGCTCTTCAAGTCGGTGGTTTTATCACTCCATTACATAATAGATATAATATGGATGTATCTTTCAATTATTTTAATGAAGAATCTTATAAGATAAATCAATTTAGATTATCTAAAGGAAAGCATTTAAATTTTGACTATGAATTTAATAAAGAAGAAATACCTGTTTTAGTAGGTGCAGGTCTGTCTACAACATATCCTATTGGTTCAAATATTGAGGTTACAGATCCTGTCACCCAACAACTTGTCAATTTAAAAGTTCAAGGTATTTTAGAGAAAAACATTTCCCGTTCTAATTATTATTTTCCAAACTTAAATAACTATTTCAATTTTTCGGTTTTTCTACCTGTTAATGAAGAATTTATTCAAAGTACAGGTTTAGACTTCCAAGTTAATGGTTTGATGGACATTGCACTTCTTGATTCGACAAAAGAAAACGCTACGAATTTAAGTGCATTTATCCAGAAAAATTTAGGTTTAAAATTTAACTTTTTTAGTCAACAAGAAAACTTTAACGATTTTGAAGATTATTATGCCAATCTAATAAAAGTAATCTGTATTATTATTTGTATTTTGTTGGTAGCCATTGTTTGTCTAGCTATATGGAATACTTTGATAAGCATTCGTTTTATGATAAAGGATCGTACAATTAATTTATTAGACGGATTAAGTTATTCGAAACTAAGAGGAATATTATATAGTTACTTCGGAATATTATTTTCTGTTAATCTAGTAATATTGTTTGGAATAATTGCTTTCAAGAGATATAGCTTTTGGTTAAACAAAGACGCAATACTTGCTACTTACGGAATATTTGGATTGATAAGTGTGGATTGGATTGCTTTCCTTATTGTTCTTTTAATAAATCTGATTATTGGATTTGTAATTGTTGAAATCACAATAAAAAAAATTAGAAAGTCTCCAATTCCTTCTGGGGATCAAAGTGAATAA
- a CDS encoding SEC-C metal-binding domain-containing protein has product MFVLKLFWESNLNRNIKVYMFVLNLRGGYIIRIGRNNKCPCGSGLKY; this is encoded by the coding sequence ATGTTTGTATTGAAATTATTTTGGGAAAGTAATTTGAATAGGAATATAAAAGTATATATGTTTGTCTTAAATTTAAGGGGAGGATATATAATCAGAATCGGTAGAAATAATAAATGTCCTTGTGGTAGTGGTCTTAAGTATTAA
- a CDS encoding thymidylate synthase: MTNQADQTYLQLLQHILDNGTDKSDCTGTGTRSVIGFQMRFDLANFS, from the coding sequence TTGACAAACCAAGCAGACCAAACGTATTTACAATTATTGCAACATATTTTAGACAACGGCACAGACAAATCTGATTGCACAGGAACAGGGACACGTAGCGTAATTGGCTTTCAAATGCGATTTGATTTAGCAAATTTTAGTTAG
- a CDS encoding class I SAM-dependent methyltransferase, with protein sequence MIPLVYDQVNGWGKDDEFFLALLKKIDIKTMADLGCGTGRLTTYFAQQGYQITAIDPNEEAIHVAKSKPHTENVTWIVGDSSNLQTAAYDAVIMTANVAQVFLTEESWHHLLTDVYRALKPGGHFIFDTRNPLAKVWEKWQLDDTPDKAIDPETDDPLEIWTTYDGFTNDVFTFYETVKNAHTKEDVVRLKMQLIFREKETIEHNLLQAGFSAINIYEDWEFEQATALANSFVFHCIK encoded by the coding sequence ATGATTCCACTAGTATATGATCAAGTTAATGGTTGGGGAAAAGACGATGAGTTCTTTTTAGCTCTTTTAAAAAAGATAGATATTAAAACAATGGCAGATTTAGGCTGCGGTACGGGTAGATTGACGACATATTTTGCACAACAAGGCTATCAAATTACAGCGATTGATCCAAATGAAGAAGCTATTCACGTGGCTAAATCAAAGCCACATACAGAAAACGTCACTTGGATTGTTGGAGATAGTTCCAACCTACAAACAGCTGCCTATGATGCCGTAATTATGACCGCTAATGTAGCTCAAGTATTTCTAACAGAAGAAAGTTGGCACCATTTGCTTACAGATGTATATCGCGCATTAAAACCTGGTGGGCATTTTATATTTGATACGCGCAACCCATTAGCAAAAGTGTGGGAAAAGTGGCAATTAGATGATACCCCAGATAAGGCAATTGATCCTGAAACTGATGATCCACTTGAAATTTGGACAACTTATGATGGCTTTACGAATGATGTTTTTACATTCTATGAAACAGTGAAAAATGCCCATACAAAGGAAGACGTTGTTCGTTTAAAGATGCAGTTAATATTTAGAGAGAAAGAAACGATCGAGCACAACTTACTGCAAGCAGGATTTTCGGCCATTAATATTTATGAGGATTGGGAATTTGAGCAAGCAACAGCATTAGCCAATTCTTTCGTTTTTCATTGTATTAAATGA
- a CDS encoding ABC transporter permease: MITGQLERAFQLAEKHKLDVNTILELNKVIAKEVNSSPKLEEKILLQIIQLLENNKTILREAT, translated from the coding sequence ATGATAACCGGTCAGTTAGAGCGAGCATTCCAATTAGCGGAAAAACATAAGCTCGACGTAAACACAATTTTAGAATTAAACAAAGTAATTGCAAAGGAAGTAAATAGCTCTCCAAAGTTAGAAGAGAAAATTTTACTGCAAATCATTCAATTACTGGAAAACAACAAAACCATTCTCCGGGAGGCAACATAA
- a CDS encoding YpjP family protein: MKKWLYKSLVVSVAFVTFGLITPNHEIWANFDEERATKSILDRPSDNQISAAYQLDEIIVDQQQIATVDTFVEAAKEQSYIKFGTRIGPVIEDEFETNIFPKIEEAIAMTVDRLGHESLSNLSITEKPSGEYSEKIFHIVDNDSKKDVIRFHVRTENRPFDGYYYNFHYHTFEDNYQTHYNLGDIYWSKNTPPKWLS; encoded by the coding sequence ATGAAAAAATGGCTTTATAAATCACTCGTAGTCTCCGTAGCTTTCGTTACATTTGGTCTGATTACGCCAAATCATGAAATTTGGGCAAACTTTGATGAAGAGCGTGCCACGAAATCGATTCTGGATCGCCCATCAGATAACCAAATTTCCGCTGCCTATCAGTTAGATGAAATCATCGTTGACCAGCAGCAAATCGCAACTGTTGATACATTCGTAGAAGCAGCGAAGGAACAATCGTACATAAAATTCGGAACGCGTATTGGCCCGGTCATTGAAGACGAATTTGAAACAAATATTTTCCCGAAAATCGAAGAAGCGATTGCGATGACAGTGGATCGACTCGGTCATGAGAGCTTATCGAATTTAAGCATTACTGAAAAACCAAGTGGTGAATATTCAGAGAAAATTTTCCACATTGTCGATAATGACTCCAAAAAAGACGTCATTCGCTTCCATGTGCGCACAGAAAACCGCCCGTTTGATGGCTATTACTATAATTTCCATTACCATACATTTGAGGACAACTACCAAACGCACTACAACCTCGGCGATATTTATTGGTCGAAAAACACCCCGCCGAAGTGGTTGTCTTAA
- a CDS encoding nucleoid-associated protein, with translation MTEIQEETTLAIKMKRMAVTLLDMQQSRFVSASQTMDLTQLESDVYSEFFESYIDATMNSPKSVAGKFLDRDNDILTKMNRYIEFTDDTHFLSLANDLSNKLYQIMQNVSSSNGSVFVAHLEMIGEEYILLLKLDPKDAVQIDLETLELSTIENILPDATSRVQKCALIRMDYNPLEENVYVLDKQSDGEPAKFFLETFLQATPIASDKKKTKMLMKELYEKIGESMEDEEKPRLQRVIDDEFENGKYVELDASVHNIYTAIAPENNQDDFVEQGAKLFINEFTDRNPDFTPTFEVKRDDLNVLYKSAEGEIVFRYDKRLDDKIEVHQDQVNGTFTITIHDADAVDFKLRKKTL, from the coding sequence ATGACCGAAATACAAGAAGAAACGACATTAGCTATCAAAATGAAGCGCATGGCTGTGACATTGCTCGATATGCAGCAAAGCCGATTCGTATCAGCCAGCCAAACAATGGACTTAACGCAGCTTGAATCAGACGTCTATAGCGAGTTTTTTGAAAGCTATATTGATGCCACAATGAATAGTCCCAAATCGGTGGCTGGTAAGTTTTTGGATCGCGACAATGATATTTTAACTAAAATGAATCGTTATATTGAATTTACCGATGATACGCACTTTTTGTCATTAGCGAATGACCTATCGAACAAGCTGTATCAAATTATGCAAAATGTGTCTTCTTCAAATGGCTCGGTGTTTGTGGCGCATCTTGAAATGATTGGCGAGGAATATATTCTACTCTTAAAGCTTGATCCGAAAGATGCCGTACAAATCGATTTAGAAACATTGGAACTCTCAACAATTGAAAATATTTTACCGGATGCGACAAGCCGCGTGCAAAAATGCGCGTTAATTCGCATGGACTATAACCCACTTGAAGAGAATGTCTATGTGCTGGATAAGCAATCCGATGGTGAGCCAGCCAAGTTTTTCTTGGAGACCTTCCTGCAAGCAACACCCATTGCCTCAGACAAAAAGAAAACGAAGATGCTGATGAAGGAATTGTACGAAAAAATTGGAGAATCGATGGAAGACGAAGAAAAGCCGCGCCTCCAACGGGTTATTGATGATGAGTTTGAAAACGGAAAATATGTCGAGCTCGATGCTTCTGTACACAATATTTACACAGCAATCGCACCAGAAAATAATCAGGACGACTTTGTTGAGCAAGGCGCGAAATTATTCATCAACGAATTTACAGACCGCAATCCAGACTTCACCCCGACCTTTGAGGTAAAGCGCGATGATTTGAATGTGCTTTATAAATCAGCGGAGGGCGAAATCGTATTTCGTTATGATAAGCGTTTAGATGACAAAATTGAAGTCCATCAAGACCAAGTGAACGGCACCTTTACAATTACCATTCACGATGCCGATGCAGTTGACTTTAAATTGCGCAAGAAAACATTATAA
- a CDS encoding M3 family oligoendopeptidase, which produces MTIATYPQVWDLDVFFPGGSASPELKQHIENLNPKFDVLKEKVDHFEIPTSTDAAPALLSILESIKETMMHISQAGAMLSCLTAQDITDREALLLQGQLSGITANLSPILESFNQKLGQIEQDTFDSIVNDTEASEFAFILTEWREKSKESLSEDEEALIAALGVDGYSSWGQLYSMLIGDIKVEVEVDGEKKLLSIGQANNLSSHKDRTVRKAAFDALEKVFTEREEFFAKTLNHLAGFRLAVYKKRGWESVTKEPLQINRMKQETIDAMWGAITSRKATFANYLTHKAKMLGTEKLAWYDFDAPVTDSTATMPYQEGAEFILKHFGRFGKEMESFARKAFEDGWIEAEDRDNKRPGGFCTGMPLSDQSRIFMTYSGSMSNVSTLAHELGHAFHSYALRPVHPLNRRYAMNVAETASTFAEMIVADAAVQEATNEQEKIALLEDKIQRSVAFFMNIHARYLFETSFYEERKNGVVSTKRINELMEQAQIEAYAGGLGETHPHFWASKMHFYITGVPFYNFPYTFGYLFSLSIYAKAKEEGTGFEEKYMALLRDTAIMTVEDLAMKHLGEDITKQDFWLKGIALCETDVEEFIALTSK; this is translated from the coding sequence ATGACAATCGCAACCTATCCACAAGTATGGGACTTGGATGTATTTTTTCCAGGAGGCTCAGCTTCACCTGAGTTAAAACAGCATATTGAAAATTTAAACCCGAAATTTGATGTATTAAAAGAAAAGGTGGATCATTTCGAAATTCCAACGTCTACAGATGCGGCACCTGCGCTATTATCGATTTTAGAAAGCATTAAAGAAACGATGATGCATATTTCACAGGCAGGTGCGATGCTTTCATGTTTAACCGCGCAGGATATTACAGACCGCGAAGCACTACTTTTACAGGGGCAATTATCAGGCATTACAGCCAATCTATCACCAATTTTAGAAAGTTTTAATCAAAAGCTCGGTCAAATTGAGCAAGATACATTCGATTCAATTGTGAATGATACAGAGGCAAGCGAATTTGCATTTATCTTGACGGAATGGCGTGAAAAGTCCAAAGAATCGTTATCAGAGGATGAGGAAGCGTTAATCGCTGCTTTAGGCGTAGATGGATACAGCTCATGGGGCCAACTCTATAGCATGTTAATCGGCGATATTAAAGTGGAAGTTGAAGTGGACGGCGAGAAAAAGTTATTATCAATCGGCCAAGCGAATAATCTATCGTCACATAAAGACCGTACTGTGCGTAAGGCTGCGTTTGATGCACTGGAAAAAGTCTTTACAGAGCGCGAGGAATTTTTCGCAAAAACATTAAATCACTTAGCAGGCTTCCGATTGGCAGTATACAAAAAGCGCGGCTGGGAATCGGTAACAAAAGAGCCACTGCAAATTAACCGTATGAAGCAAGAAACAATCGATGCGATGTGGGGTGCTATTACATCTCGTAAGGCAACATTTGCTAATTACTTAACACATAAAGCAAAGATGCTTGGCACGGAAAAATTAGCTTGGTATGATTTCGACGCACCAGTAACGGATTCAACTGCGACAATGCCATACCAAGAAGGCGCGGAGTTCATTTTAAAACATTTCGGACGTTTCGGTAAGGAAATGGAAAGCTTTGCGCGTAAAGCATTTGAAGATGGCTGGATTGAAGCAGAGGACCGCGACAACAAGCGTCCAGGGGGCTTCTGTACAGGAATGCCATTATCGGATCAATCCCGTATTTTCATGACTTATTCAGGCTCGATGTCAAATGTATCGACATTAGCGCATGAGCTAGGCCATGCATTCCATTCGTATGCATTACGCCCAGTGCATCCATTAAACCGCCGCTATGCGATGAATGTTGCGGAAACGGCCTCGACTTTTGCAGAAATGATCGTGGCCGATGCAGCTGTGCAAGAAGCAACAAACGAACAAGAAAAAATTGCATTATTAGAAGATAAAATTCAGCGTTCTGTGGCATTCTTTATGAACATCCATGCACGCTATTTATTCGAAACAAGCTTCTATGAAGAACGTAAAAACGGTGTTGTGTCAACAAAGCGCATCAACGAGTTAATGGAACAAGCACAAATCGAGGCATATGCAGGGGGCTTAGGCGAAACACACCCTCATTTCTGGGCTTCTAAAATGCACTTCTACATTACAGGTGTACCGTTCTATAACTTCCCGTACACATTTGGCTACCTATTCTCGCTAAGCATTTATGCAAAAGCGAAAGAAGAGGGGACAGGCTTTGAAGAAAAATACATGGCCTTACTGCGTGACACAGCAATTATGACAGTAGAAGATTTAGCGATGAAGCATTTAGGCGAGGACATTACGAAACAAGACTTCTGGTTAAAAGGCATTGCGCTTTGCGAAACAGATGTCGAAGAATTTATTGCATTAACTTCAAAATAA